Part of the Geodermatophilus obscurus DSM 43160 genome is shown below.
GAGCGGAGGTCGAACTGGGCGAGGATGTGCGGGACGTGGCTCTGGACCGTCCGCGGCGAGACCTACAGCCGCCGGGACGGCACTCACGTCGTTCGACACAGCGATCCGGTCGCGACCCGACCGGACGAGCAGGCCCCGGGTCTGCAGGTCCCCATCAGCAGGAGGACGAAGAGCGGGTTGCCGCGGCTTGGTCGAGAACAGCAGAGACGCGGTGTCCAGCCGGGGGCGTCGTCGACGCACAGCAGGACCGGCCCCGCCTGGCACCAGGGGTCCACCTGTGCGCAGGCGAAGTCAGCCGGGTGGGTGCCGTCCGGCGGGGCGCCAGCAGCTGCGCGACCACTGCGAGGCCGTGCCGCAGGCCGCGGTCGTCCCCACTCGCGCGGGGCACCACGTGGCCGGCGACGAGGGGATCGGCAGGCAGCCGGTCCGGCAGGACACCCCCGGCACCGTAGGAACCCAGGTTTGGTACAGGCCGGGAAGCACGGGTCGCGGCCTGGACGTCAGCGGCTCGGCAGGTGGGCCTCCAGCCACTCGAACGCGCGCAGCGCGGTCAGCCGCCGCCCGAGCGGCTGACAGTGCCAGTTGGCGCCGTCCGCCACGCCGAAGCGGGCCATCTCGTGCGGTGCGCTGAGCAGCCCGGCCAGTTGCTCGGACTGCCCGGGCCAGAACTGCTCGTCCTCGGGTTCGGTGATCAGCAGCGGGGTCCGGATCCGCTCCGCCACGTCCCGCAGTTGGTAGCGGCGGACCTCGGTGAACAGGTCGAACGGGCTGCTCACGCCGAAGGGACGGGCCCGGTAGGCGAAGGTGCGCGCCGTCTCCGGGTCCCCGCCGGCCTGGGCCATGTACCGGTCGAAGTCGTCCTTGCGGCCGGCGTCGAGCAGCTGGAGCATCTCGGCCGGCAGGTACTCCGTCCAGGACGTCGACACGTCGACGACCCCCGGGTCGGCGACCGCCGCGACGAACCTGTGCTCGAACGCCAACGCCCGTGGCACCCAGTACCCGGCCTGGCTGATCCCGGAGGCGGTGAGGGCGGTGGCGTCGACGTCCGGGCGCCCGACGAGGGCATCCACCACCGGGGTGAGCACCGCCTCCCAGTCGGGACGGAAGGTCGTCTTCCGCTCGAAGAGCATCGACTGCTGCCCCGGGCCGTCGTAGACGAACGCGTTCCAGCCGCGGTCCAGGGCCTCCGCCGCGCCGGCCCACCACATGTCGGTGATCGGGCCGTCGCTGCCGTTTGTGATCACCAGGGTCGGCCGCGCCCTACCGGAGGCGTCGGGCCGTAGCAGGTACCCGGGCAAGGTGGTGTCCTCGTACGGGACGTCGACCCGCACGAACCGGGAGCCCGCGCAGTCGATCCACGCCTCCCAGCAGTCGCGCCCCTTGCGGAACGTCGGCAGCAGGACGGCCTCGGCCTGCTCGGCCGGCAGGCCGTCGATGGCATCGAGCGAGCGGGACCAGGCGTCGGCCGCCGCAAGGAAGGCCCAGCTCGCTCCCCGGAGGTCGCCCGCCTGGCGGTGCTGCGCAGCGAGTGCCGCGAGCTGGTCCGCCCGATTCGTCCACGCCGAGAACCAGCTCGCCCAGTCGCCGTTGGTGATCCGTGCCGCGGTCGCCAGCACCGTTCCGACGTCACCCACCCCGTAGGCAGTGGCGCCGAGTGCGATGCGGATCCCGTAGTCGAAGCTCCGGTTGGCGAAGAATCCCTCCTCCAGCACGTGGGAACCGGTCGCGGTGGTCGGGACCGTCTGCTGCGCGGTCATGCCTCCTCCTCGGCTCGAGCTGCTCGGGAGCCGAGCCTCGCAGCCGGAGGTCTCGCGGACATCCGCCATCTGACGGACGGGACCCGCCCAGATACCCCTTGCGCCAGGCCACCGCTCGCGCGGCGACCGCCCCGCGGGCCACATGCGCGGTGCGAACCAGCGGCTGCCGCATCGACGACCGCGTGCCGGGGCTCGACGACGCGGCGCCGGTCCTCACGGGGTCATGACCGTGGCGGCGAACGCGACCGTTGCCACTCCTCCGTCCGTGGTCCGGGCCCGCCGTCCCCAGCCCCGCGGCTGACGGTGACGGACGTCTGCGACCCACCCCCACCCGCAGCCGCGACCACCGCCCGGGTCGCCCTCACGGCCGCGCCGACGGCCGCGCCGACGGCCGGCTGCCCTCCCGGCCGCGCCCGGTTCCACGACGATCAACTCCAGGGGTGGGTCCGGCACCGTCGGCGGTCGTCACACCGATCAACGAGCGCAGCCGGCCGCGACGGCGAGGTGGGCTGGTCAGATCGTCGACAACTGCGTGATGCGCAGCGCGTCGGCCAGATAGGTGCGGAGCACGCCGGCATCGGCCGAGTCCGCCACGAGGCCGAGGTACCCGTCCGGGCGGATCAGGGCAAGCCCCCGCCCCGCCCCGCCCAGCGGCCTGCATGGCGCGGGCTCCGTGCTTGTCACCGAGGAACACACGCTGCGCACCAGCACGGCGAACGTGCACGACCTCAGGGTGACCTGATGGTGGTCAGATCGGGGGTCGAACCGCCTCGAGAAACAGTCAGGAGCCGTT
Proteins encoded:
- a CDS encoding alpha/beta hydrolase family protein yields the protein MTAQQTVPTTATGSHVLEEGFFANRSFDYGIRIALGATAYGVGDVGTVLATAARITNGDWASWFSAWTNRADQLAALAAQHRQAGDLRGASWAFLAAADAWSRSLDAIDGLPAEQAEAVLLPTFRKGRDCWEAWIDCAGSRFVRVDVPYEDTTLPGYLLRPDASGRARPTLVITNGSDGPITDMWWAGAAEALDRGWNAFVYDGPGQQSMLFERKTTFRPDWEAVLTPVVDALVGRPDVDATALTASGISQAGYWVPRALAFEHRFVAAVADPGVVDVSTSWTEYLPAEMLQLLDAGRKDDFDRYMAQAGGDPETARTFAYRARPFGVSSPFDLFTEVRRYQLRDVAERIRTPLLITEPEDEQFWPGQSEQLAGLLSAPHEMARFGVADGANWHCQPLGRRLTALRAFEWLEAHLPSR